Proteins encoded within one genomic window of Besnoitia besnoiti strain Bb-Ger1 chromosome II, whole genome shotgun sequence:
- a CDS encoding hypothetical protein (encoded by transcript BESB_039410), translating to MAVRGGAAGSRAVRAGRAARGAQPPAVPNAQNLENKLERQAVAAASQGGDTESPRTMDSPSVAETGERATHTSEPSLPATESGDTEGGDGSAAHTKREATACGFRDEAPATAADNRSEGEGDRSEEAPPGSSQKAGWVATPGKLTEDESEEEEDALAAFVKRMGGTNVIRRILIANNGNAAVRCIRSMRHWAYEALGDSKALEFVVMATADDIDANAEFIAEADFYVEVPPGPNSNNYANLHLIVQTAETYECDAVWPGWGHASENHRLPAILRSLKRKTIWIGPSPQAMLALGDKIGSSIIAQSVNVPCVPWSGMDVTVDLSQVDPARGLSQHTLDAACVQSAKDVLDCCEKIGYPVMIKASEGGGGKGIRRVVAAEEVVDAYRQVVNEVKGSPVFVMRMVSECRHLEVQLLADRSGRCVSLGSRDCSIQRRCQKIIEEGPVVAAPREVVRQMEEAACRMAMAVGYENAGTCEFLYDPKSQEFYFLEVNARLQVEHVVSECVGDFNLPAAQLQVAMGILLEDIPDIKAYLDGAAAQKPIGNHVIASRITAEYAEESFRPTVGLVHELTFRPSRFVWGYFSIGSKGNIHPFNDAQFGHLFAQGKDRREAVKHMVLALKDMTIRGELRTNVEALIKILEHPDFMANETHTTWLEQKVNFSSDSNDVSPVLLLGVLLAAVFESYTHFRESEEEFVKRVEQGQLPPSISVSYESCLVYRATKFTLQCTYGGQNTVVVALNDSSTSVHIRRITSAGAGGPGAEQRDGGFLVRGGIDGKSRKVYYKEDSTGLRVSFDGTTYTFTKESDPTQVRPPVSGKLVRWLVGNEQNVVKGQSYAEIEIMKMYMQLHVEESGKLMHAMSEGAVFQAGDLLATLELPPGVVVPKATPFKGTFPSSSAFSASEESEKARERQAKLEQQREAHQRRQRMLNPLPAYRSCREQLMNALNGYQIRQEDEDEAVARFFECILNPMLPISEVKEVLSVIDSQLPEPLTSRLRSILADAEARAVAAFGLEEEEQYRHLTPRACSSQASQRSPSTAPSRCETARGSREEARGRGLPGDGRPAGEETTPGTSERDGAPVRKAPRREKSPASSGERKTKGGKAKYLSPARLSPFVFSLPPFALELPVEECFAAIEAQLALQAGRVPVGAQGAGAAVSAGGDPRPATAEARPDAEDAEAGGSEHTAPSTPVVAAEYVGVSVTRAQLQPLFECLKKYERGLIMAAAKDISRVLEKYLEVEELFENSRENAAKSISMKRTEVDSAALASLQRSHQALKRKNRLLGRVFEFIRKCPVWQSPVFLQRYMRSYSHFMESLPHLHDCLQRLSSLGGGSPEYAGVSLPARQLMLIKRRKPLEEQVRYVVHRISHLSNSGIFGSSPTAAPVSSSTSAAAAAAAAAVAASAAAAAAAAASAAAAAANATAAGSGPGAGALGHGPIAGAGPGGASRAGAGGATAGVHSVGACRSRLAVAAAAAAAATAAVANLSGPPSPVLLPVGPGGGGAGTPRVGGQPLRLSGSGTSPVAGGGCFFGSLDELLWDFHGCPDNVLMCLFVHPNDELKRFALQLYISRRYGRHGLHEMRIHTAGEIWEGAYALLDTLSQGKTPPAMPALPSSVTDFLSVGHGCSPASNDAHFPPLLNHVHSHSHATTHAHSGTPLSLGNLDSEGENPAFHPSSSLDPWNLWGGPEVYVQRANPLLAVWTHHAALTQEFLSETLDQIKPAPPSVSGGVASPPPVSRAATSAAVSTACLAAAPEAERGDLKNMVSACACAGGPVSGADGVRRPSAGLRDHDEAVRREPSELAATLFRRVSSSADLGTFPFAAYAASGKEKCRERAPGPTSFFCHSKSSLYSPSSATAGPQSASAAFSASALAPMSSGQSLPAGRPSSCPASSSSSALSCSSASAASSAWSSAAARRVSASSSFSLSPTERSEGRPFEDAEGVDGGEVWEALGSASKSRLRHILTCFGGGENDETGRIARSQQTVAMVFDGIQTLENDFGDRLLEYRRISRAMPPPPPTVDGKILQLFILDIADPSNAAANKEAQCCAVIGHLLNETASILQSCNLNLVAVVLLSSSSPVFPSAARTGSASYSPASPSAAGVSAGACVSQPAPPAVISDSLVDGGFGSSAAIPSLPARSAGLSDFLRAHFSESPDENSSETETPRFFYFRNVYRLPTPAVLAASAACRHLSVSQSPSRPNSTSSTPSRSSSPAPPERSRAAGEDGKARLESAVAASTALPALPPVPLGSSQAPSVGSSSSGALHEEESRAGGAHEGHAAGGEMVAACRAAPARPPPSSLATLSRSSSVVVPTLRCFEEEDLIRNTSHAQFGLLELSRFLPHFQVRLIPTSVPDVHVFKAVPKATGAAPCPGLPTAVPGGASRAGPPVPKPARGAAAAGEIRSTSGGHAGRETPLLGSEKEKKPAPTTEASGTRPSASHQSRAGGGSRYFVRVLVTVLTGHSWAAQKSMGGAAGGAGKGLREREAVEKDDLDDILSEQERRFVCGLNALEVACKSGDVDAMAGNHLLLSTSILFPASAGAPAGCIGLSRSSCSAASGAGAATGEGTGAQMCSGAPTAVVHRVSPGALEAAARKLMNQYERRLAKMNVKKVELRYMQRGIAGSECPCVPFRLVVDNPTGQSLRIRKFLEVTNPTTGEQVFSALDNRGAFSLSGASSGVSSLYSSLPSFSCRGAASTAAFCGAPRHISSVKLGDDSDFDGRPVNVPHPLPSALDVRRAQAFTVSTVFIYDFLDLFEEAIRKQWRTCPKYFLPALVENNASVGGSRGTPGYSPNADSSTANSFHPERVFEATELRLTRKGELEEVQREKGLNECGMVAWRVTMYTPEFPKGRRVILIGNDVTYQMGTFGVTEDLLFQRASEIARKEGIPRIYIAVNSGARMGLANEVLKLFRVEWIDEAQPHRGFKYLYVTEKDYQQLMQTDSIVAEPVQHPVEGKVYKITTIVGAQIGLGVENLCGSGAIAGETARAYKSTFTITFCSGRSVGIGAYLTRLGQRVIQKSVNAPLLLTGYQALNRLIGRDVYSSNDEIGGIDVMHKNGITHLTVKDDIEGCEAILDWLSYVPEHREGPLPIMVDPTDPVSRPVAYKPARATEDPRLMFTGCIDPQGSWLGGVFDRGSYREAMADWARSVIIGRARLGGIPVGIVAVETRVTEAKQPADPAMPHTSEILLTRAGQVWFPDSAYKTAQAIWDFNQEELPLFIFANWRGFSGGQRDMFNEVLKFGAYIVDALVGYKQPCFVYIPPKGELRGGSWVVVDSRLNAEHMEMYADIESRGGVMEPSGTVEIKFRDKMLIETMRRLDRVTKQLEQEDALLASEGLPIDDPRRQEIKEKKEKRIQDLLPVYKQVAIHFADMHDTAIRMKKRDAVHDVVTWEKSRNYFYWRLRRQLILFNLRKEITIADPTLSLIQAQNLVFKWADEAGHNVEGNYQFVQWACHSISFFAGKLAALRAAHQMRNLQSFAHDNPTAFLEILRRLDPNLYRHLELVGAVSEQTQNSTSTQRSMAALSLITKPNAPGESSSEAADILPASHLH from the exons ATGGCCGTCaggggaggggcggcggggagccgcgccgtccgggcgggccgcgcggcgcgcggcgcgcagcccccGGCGGTGCCAAACGCCCAGAACCTGGAGAATAAGCTCGAACGCCAGGCTGTCGCGGCTGCCTCACAGGGCGGAGACACGGAGTCGCCGCGCACGATGGACTCGCCGTCTGTGGCTGAGACTGGAGAACGTGCTACGCATACCTCCGAGCCTTCGCTCCCAGCGACTGAGAGCGGAGACaccgagggcggagacggcagTGCGGCGCACACGAAGCGGGAAGCGACCGCCTGCGGCTTCAGGGACGAGGCCCCCGCCACCGCTGCCGACAACCGGTcagaaggagagggagaccgcagcgaggaggcgcctccgGGCTCGAGCCAAAAGGCGGGATGGGTGGCAACGCCGGGCAAACTGACTGAagacgaaagcgaagaagaagaagacgccctTGCTGCCTTCGTCAAACGCATGGGCGGCACAAATGTGATCCGACGAATTCTTATCGCAAACAACGGAAATGCGGCCGTTCGG TGCATCCGGAGTATGCGCCACTGGGCCTATGAAGCCCTAGGTGACAGCAAGGCGCTTGAATTCGTCGTCATGGCGACGGCAGACGATATCGATGCAAATGCGGAGTTCATTGCGGAGGCCGACTTCTACGTTGAGGTCCCACCCGGGCCCAACTCGAACAACTACGCCAACCTACACCTCATCGTCCAG ACTGCGGAGACCTACGAGTGCGACGCCGTTTGGCCGGGCTGGGGGCATGCGTCCGAAAACCACCGGTTGCCAGCGATTCTGCGGAGTTTGAAGAGAAAGACGATTTGGATCGGCCCGAGTCCGCAAGCGATGCTCGCGCTGGGAGACAAAATTGGGTCGTCAATCATCGCGCAGTCGGTGAACGTCCCCTGCGTGCCTTGGTCAG GCATGGACGTCACAGTGGATCTCTCGCAGGTCGACCCCGCCAGAGGCCTCTCTCAACACACGCTGGACGCTGCCTGTGTGCAGTCCGCGAAAGAT GTGCTGGACTGCTGCGAGAAGATCGGGTACCCGGTGATGAtcaaggcgagcgaggggggcggcggtaAGGGCATCCGCCGCGtggtggcggcggaggaagtcgTGGACGCGTACCGGCAAGTTGTTAATGAAGTCAAAGGCTCTCCTGTCTTCGTCATGCGCATGGTGTCCGAGTGCAG ACATCTCGAAGTTCAGCTGCTTGCGGACAGGTCggggcgctgcgtctcgctcggcAGCCGCGACTGTTCCATCCAGCGCCGCTGCCAAAAAATCATCGAAGAAGGGCCTGTTGTTGCAGCCCCGCGCGAGGTCGTTCGGCAGATGGAAGAGGCAGCGTGCCGCATGGCCATGGCG GTGGGCTACGAGAACGCTGGGACCTGCGAGTTTCTGTACGACCCGAAATCTCAAGAGTTTTATTTCCTCGAGGTGAACGCCAGATTACAAGTCGAACACGTGGTCTCCGAGTGTGTGGGTGACTTCAATCTGCCGGCCGCGCAACTGCAG GTTGCGATGGGGATTCTCTTGGAGGACATTCCCGACATCAAGGCCTAcctcgacggcgcggcggcgcagaagccgaTCGGGAACCACGTCATTGCCTCGCGCATCACCGCAGAATATGCCGAAGAA TCCTTCCGTCCCACCGTGGGACTGGTTCACGAACTGACGTTCCGGCCTTCGCGGTTCGTCTGGGGCTACTTCTCGATTGGAAGCAAG GGTAACATTCATCCCTTCAACGACGCACAGTTCGGTCACCTCTTCGCGCAAGGCAAG GATCGGCGAGAGGCCGTCAAGCATATGGTGCTGGCCCTCAAGGATATGACCATCCGCGGAGAGCTGCGAACGAACGTCGAGGCACTCATCAAGATTCTTGAGCATCCCGATTTCAT GGCCAACGAGACGCACACGACGTGGCTCGAGCAGAAAGTGAATTTCTCCAGCGACAGCAACGACGTGTCTCCAGTCCTGCTTCTCGgggtcctcctcgccgctgtcttcGAGTCCTACACGCACTTTCGAGAGTCTGAGGAGGAATTTGTCAAGCGA GTCGAGCAGGGGCAGCTGCCACCTTCGATTTCGGTTTCGTACGAGAGCTGTCTGGTGTACCGGGCAACCAAGTTCACGCTGCAGTGCACCTACGGCGGACAGAACACAGTCGTCGTGGCGCTGAACGACAGCAGCACTTCTGTGCACATTCGCCGCATCACGtcagcgggcgccggcggcccgggcgctgagcagcgcgacggaggcttcctcgtccgcggcggcatcgACGGCAAGAGCCGAAAAGTCTACTACAAGGAAGACAGCACCGGACTGCGCGTCAGCTTCGACGGAACTACTTACACCTTCACTAAGGAAAGCGACCCGACGCAG GTGCGCCCGCCCGTAAGCGGAAAACTGGTTCGCTGGCTCGTGGGCAACGAGCAGAACGTGGTGAAGGGGCAGTCGTACGCGGAGATTGAAATCATGAAGATGTATATGCAGCTGCACGTCGAAGAGAGTGGCAAGCTCATGCATGCCATG TCCGAGGGAGCCGTATTTCAGGCAGGTGATTTGCTGGCGACGCTCGAGTTGCCTCCGGGGGTCGTCGTGCCGAAAGCCACGCCGTTCAAAGGAACGTTCCCTTCCTCGTCAGCGTTTTCCGCGTCGGAGGAGAGTgaaaaggcgcgcgagaggcaggcgaagcttgagcagcagcgcgaggcgcaccagcggcgccagcgcatGCTGAACCCGCTGCCGGCCTACAGATCCTGCCGCGAGCAGCTTATGAACGCGCTGAACGGCTACCAGATTCgtcaagaagacgaagatgaGGCCGTCGCCCGCTTCTTCGAGTGCATCCTCAACCCCATGCTACCCATCTCTGAAGTCAAGGAGGTCCTCTCCGTCATAG ACTCTCAGCTTCCGGAGCCGCTGAcatcgcgcctgcgcagcattttggcggacgcagaggcgcgggccGTAGCGGCCTTTGGcctcgaagaagaagagcagtACCGGCACctcacgccgcgcgcgtgcagctcgcaggcgtctcagcgctcgccgtcgactGCGCCGTCGAGGtgcgagacggcgagaggaagtagagaggaggcgcgagggaggggCCTGCCCGGCGACGGCcggcctgcaggcgaggagacgacgccggGGACGTCAGAGCGAGACGGTGCTCCAGTGCGCAAGGCGCCCCGACGGGAGAAGAGCCCTGCGAGCTCGGGAGAGCGGAAGACCAAAGGAGGGAAGGCAAAGTAcctctctcctgcgcgtctctcgcccttcgtcttctcgctgccgcccttcGCTCTCGAGCTCCCTGTGGAGGAGTGCTTCGCCGCCATCGAGGCGCAGcttgcgctgcaggcggggCGGGTCCCCGTTGGAGCCCAAGGAGCCGgtgcggctgtctccgccggagGAGACCCTAGGCCCgccacggcggaggcgagaccggacgcggaggacgcagaggcgggagGCAGCGAACACACCGCACCGTCCACGCCGGTCGTGGCTGCAGAGTATGTCGGTGTGTCGGTGACGCGGGCGCAGTTGCAGCCTCTGTTTGAGTGCCTCAAAAAGTATGAACGCGGCCTCATCATGGCCGCTGCGAAGGACATCTCCCGAGTCCTCGAAAAGTATCTCGAG GTCGAGGAACTCTTCGAAAACAGCCGCGAGAACGCTGCGAAGAGTATTTCGATGAAGAGGACGGAGGTTGACTCTGCTGCTTTGGCGTCCCTCCAAAGAAGCCACCAGGCGCTCAAAAGGAAAAATCGCCTGCTCGGCCGCGTCTTTGAGTTCATTCGGAAATGCCCAG TTTGGCAATCGCCGGTCTTTCTTCAGCGATACATGCGTTCGTACTCGCATTTTATGGAGTCCCTCCCGCACCTGCACGACTGCCTCCAGCGACTGTCGAGCttgggcggcggctcgcccgaATATGCAGGCGTGTCTCTGCCGGCACGGCAACTGATGTTGATCAAGCGACGCAAGCCGCTCGAGGAGCAAGTTCGCTACGTCGTCCACCGCATCTCGCATCTTTCGAACTCTGGAATCTTCGGCTCCAGCCCAACCGCCGCCCCGGTCTCCTCCTCgacctccgcagcggcggcggcggcagctgctgccgtcgccgcctccgccgccgccgctgcagctgccgccgccagtgccgctgcagccgcggcgaacgccaCTGCGGCGGGCTCGGGCCCCGGCGCAGGGGCCCTCGGCCACGGGCCCATCGCGGGGGCAGGGCCCGGAGGGGCGTCCAGGGCcggggccggcggcgcgaccgcgggcgTGCATTCGGTGGGCGCGTGCCggagccgcctcgccgttgcggcggcggccgccgcggccgcgacggccgcagtGGCGAACCTGAGcgggccgccgtcgcctgttCTTCTGCCTGTCGGGCCCggaggtggcggcgcggggacGCCCAGGGTTGGCGGCCAGCCTTTGCGCCTTTCGGGTAGCGGGACGAGccccgtcgccggcggcgggtgtTTCTTCGGCAGTCTCGACGAGCTCCTTTGGGATTTTCACGGCTGTCCCGACAACGTGCTGATGTGTCTCTTCGTGCATCCGAACGACGAACTCAAGCGCTTCGCCCTGCAGCTCTATATCAG CCGCCGCTATGGGCGTCACGGGCTCCACGAGATGCGGATTCACACTGCTGGCGAGATTTGGGAGGGCGCGTACGCGCTGTTGGACACGTTGAGCCAGGGCaagacgccgccagcgatGCCGGCTTTGCCTTCCTCAGTGACGGACTTCTTGTCTGTTGGGCACGGGTGCTCGCCAGCGTCGAACGACGCTcactttcctcctcttctcaaCCATGTTCACTCGCACAGTCACGCCACGACGCACGCCCACAGCGGGACCCCGCTTTCGCTCGGGAATTTGGACTCGGAAGGCGAAAACCCGGCGTTCCAcccgtcctcgtcgctcgaCCCCTGGAACCTCTGGGGCGGGCCTGAGGTCTACGTGCAGCGCGCAAACCCGCTGCTGGCGGTGTGGACTCACCACGCGGCGCTGACGCAGGAATTTCTCAGCGAGACCCTGGACCAAATAAAacccgcgcctccctccgtgAGCGGCGGCGTAGCGAGCCCTCCACCCGTGTCGAGAGCGGCGACATCGGCCGCGGTGTCGaccgcctgcctcgccgccgctccagAAGCCGAGAGAGGCGATCTCAAGAACATGGTTtctgcctgcgcatgcgctggcgGCCCG GTGAGCGGCGCAGAtggcgtgcggcggccttcAGCGGGGCTGCGCGACCACGACGAGGCAGTCCGCCGGGAGCCTTCagagctcgcggcgacgtTGTTTCGTCGGGTCTCTTCTAGCGCCGATCTCGGGACTTTCCCGTTTGCAGCGTACGCGGCCTCTGGCAAAGAAAagtgccgcgagcgcgccccAGGTCCCacgtctttcttctgccaCTCCAAGTCTTCTCTTTactctccctcctccgcgacggccgggccgcagtcggcgagcgcggctttctccgcgagcgccttaGCGCCCATGTCTTCTGGGCAGTCGCTGCCGGCTGGGCGCCCGTCTTCCtgccctgcgtcgtcgtccagCTCGGCGCTTTCTTgctcgtctgcgtccgccgcctcttcggcgtggTCTTCGGCAGCCGcccggcgcgtctctgcctcgtcgtcatTCTCCTTGTCCCCGACTGAGCGGAGCGAGGGGCGACCCttcgaagacgccgagggcgtcGACGGGGGCGAAGTCTGGGAGGCACTGGGCAGCGCCAGCAagagccgcctccgccatATTTTGACttgcttcggcggcggcgagaacgACGAGACCGGACGCATCGCGCGCTCGCAGCAGACCGTCGCGATGGTCTTCGACGGCATCCAAACGCTTGAAAACGACTTCGGCGATCGCCTGCTCG AATACCGGCGCATCAGCCGCGCGatgccgccaccgccgccaACGGTCGACGGAAAGATTTTGCAGCTTTTCATCCTCGACATCGCAGACCCCTCGAATGCG gctgcGAATAAAGAGGCCCAGTGTTGTGCGGTGATTGGGCACCTGCTGAACGAGACGGCGTCAATCCTGCAGAGTTGCAACCTGAATTTGGTCGCCGTCGTGCTgttgtcttcttcgtccccgGTCTtcccctctgcggcgcgcaccgGCTCCGCGTCGTATTCGCCGGCTTCTCCGTCCGCTGCGGGGGTCTCGGCTGGGGCCTGCGTGTCTCAgccagcgcctcctgcggtGATTTCGGACTCACTGGTCGACGGAGGCTTTGGCAGCAGTGCCGCGATCCCGTCGTTGCCCGCACGGTCCGCGGGCCTGTCGGACTTTCTGCGGGCGCACTTCTCGGAGAGCCCCGACGAGAATTCGAGCGAGACTGAGACGCCGCGATTCTTCTACTTCCGCAATGTCTACCGCCTGCCCACTCctgccgtcctcgccgcctctgccgcctgcaggcatctctctgtctcgcagTCGCCGAGCCGTCCGAACTCGACGAGCTCGACCCCGTCGCGGTCCTCGTCCCCTGCCCCCCcggagcgcagccgcgccgccggtgaAGACGGGAAAGCTCGACTTGAGTCCGCAGTAGCGGCGTCCACTGCCCTCCCCGCGTTGCCTCCGGTGCCCTTGGGTTCCTCGCAGGCCCCGTCTGTGGGGTCGTCCTCTTCGGGAGCTCTTCACGAGGAGGAGTCgcgggcgggaggcgcgcacgAAGGCcacgctgcgggcggcgagatggtcgccgcctgccgcgcggccccggcgcgtccgccgccgagctcgcTCGCGACGCTTTCGCGTTCCTCCTCGGTTGTCGTCCCCACGTTGCGGTGTTTTGAGGAGGAAGACTTGATCAGGAACACTTCGCACGCGCAGTTCGGGCTGCTCgagctctcgcgcttcctgcCCCACTTCCAGGTGCGGCTCATCCCGACTTCTGTCCCCGACGTCCACGTCTTCAAAGCTGTTCCCAAGgccaccggcgccgccccgtgCCCCGGGCTCCCGACCGCGGTCCCCGGCGGGGCGAGTCGCGCGGGCCCGCCGGTGCCCAAgcccgctcgcggcgccgcggcagccggtGAGATCCGCAGCACGTCCGGCGGCCACGCGGGGCGGGAGACGCCTCTCCTTggaagcgagaaggagaaaaagccTGCACCGACGACGGAGGCCAGCGGGACAaggccctcggcgtcgcatCAGAgtcgcgcggggggcgggagtCGGTATTTCGTGCGCGTCCTGGTCACAGTCTTGACGGGACACTCGTGGGCGGCCCAGAAGAGCATGGGAGGGGCagccggcggggcgggcaAAGGCCTGCGGGAGCGTGAGGCTGTGGAGAAGGACGACCTCGACGATATTCTCTCGGAGCAAGAgcggcgcttcgtctgcggtcTGAACGCGCTCGAAGTGGCCTGCAAGTCCGGTGACGTCGACGCGATGGCGGGGAACCACCTTCTCTTGTCGACCTCGATTCTCTTCCCGGCCTCGGCAGGCGCCCCCGCGGGATGCATCGGCctcagcagaagcagctgctcggctgcctcgggcgccggcgcggccacAGGCGAAGGGACTGGAGCCCAAatgtgcagcggcgcgccgaccgcggtcgtCCATCGCGTGTCGCCTGGAGCCCtcgaagcggccgcgcggaagTTGATGAACCAGTacgagcgccgcctcgcgaaaATGAACGTAAAGAAAGTCGAGCTCCGATACATGCAGAGAGGCATCGCAG GAAGCGAGTGCCCCTGCGTGCCCTTCCGGCTGGTCGTTGACAATCCAACGGGGCAGTCGCTGCGGATTCGCAAGTTCCTCGAAGTCACAAACCCGACTACGGGCGAACaggtcttctctgcgcttgACAACCGCGGCGCATTCTCGCTGAGCGGCGCAAGCTCGggagtctcctctctctaCTCCTCGCtcccttccttctcctgccgcggcgcggcctccacagCTGCATTCTGCGGGGCTCCGCGGCACATCTCCTCCGTGAAACtgggcgacgacagcgacttCGACGGCCGCCCAGTTAACGTGCCGCATCCGCTCCCGAGTGCGCTCGACGTGCGGCGCGCCCAAGCCTTCACCGTCTCCACGGTGTTTATCTACGACTTCCTG GATCTCTTCGAAGAGGCGATTCGGAAGCAGTGGCGGACGTGCCCTAAGTATTTCCTCCCCGCGCTGGTTGAAAACAAC GCCTCGGTGGGCGGCAGTCGCGGCACTCCCGGATACAGCCCGAACGCGGACAGCAGCACGGCAAACTCGTTTCATCCTGAGAGA GTGTTTGAAGCGACGGAGCTGAGGCTGACGCGGAAGGGCGAGCTGGAAGAAGTTCAGCGCGAAAAGGGACTTAACGAGTGCGGCATGGTGGCCTGGCGCGTGACCATGTACACGCCCGAGTTCCCCAAGGGCCGGCGTGTGATTTTGATAG GGAATGACGTAACGTATCAAATGGGGACCTTCGGCGTGACCGAGGATCTCCTCTTTCAGCGCGCGTCTGAAATCGCGCGAAAAGAG GGCATCCCCCGCATCTACATCGCGGTGAACAGTGGCGCGCGTATGGGCCTGGCGAACGAAGTCCTTAAGCTCTTCCGCGTGGAGTGGATCGatgaggcgcagccgcaccgGGGCTTCAAATACCTCTACGTCACAGAAAAAGATTACCAGCAGCTGATGCAGACTGACTCCATCGTCGCCGAACCGGTTCAGCACCCGGTCGAGGGAAAG GTCTACAAAATCACGACGATTGTCGGCGCCCAGATCGGCCTCGGCGTGGAGAACCTCTGCGGAAGCGGTGCGATCgcgggagagacggcgagggcgtaCAAAAGCACCTTCACGATTACGTTCTGCTCAGGCCGCTCCGTCGGGATCGGCGCCTACTTGACGCGCCTTGGCCAGCGTGTGATTCAGAAATCgg TGAACGCGCCGCTGTTGCTCACGGGCTATCAGGCGCTCAATCGTTTGATTGGTCGGGACGTCTACTCTTCGAACGACGAGATCGGCGGCATCGACGTCATGCACAAGAATGGCATAACCCATCTAACTGTCAAAG ACGACATCGAGGGCTGCGAGGCGATTCTCGACTGGCTGTCGTACGTGCCGGAGCACCGCGAAGGCCCGTTGCCCATCATGGTGGATCCAACAGACCCGGTCTCGAGGCCAGTCGCCTACAagcctgcgcgcgccacTGAGGACCCGCGCTTGATGTTTACGG ggTGCATCGATCCGCAGGGGTCGTGGCTGGGCGGCGTCTTCGACAGAGGCTCGTATCGAGAAGCGATGGCGGACTGGGCGCGGTCGGTTATTATAgggcgtgcgcgtctcggcggaATTCCCGTCGGCATCGTCGCCGTTGAGACCCGC GTAACAGAGGCCAAACAGCCGGCGGATCCCGCGATGCCGCACACGTCGGAGATTCTCCTCACCCGCGCAG GTCAAGTCTGGTTTCCCGACAGCGCGTACAAAACGGCGCAGGCGATCTGGGACTTCAACCAGGAGGAGCTGCCGCTCTTCATTTTCGCGAACTGGCGCGGCTTCTCAGGCGGCCAGCGGGACATGTTCAACGAG GTGCTGAAGTTCGGAGCCTACATCGTCGACGCGCTTGTGGGCTACAAGCAGCCCTGCTTCGTTTACATTCCTCCAAAAG GggagctgcgcggaggcTCGTGGGTGGTAGTAGACAGCCGCTTGAACGCAGAGCACATGGAGATGTACGCAGACATCGAGAGTCGCGGAGGAGTGATGGAGCCCAGCGGCACGGTCGAGATCAAATTCCGCGACAAAATGCTCATCGAGACCATGCGGCGCCTCGATCGCGTGACGAAGCAGCTCGAACAG GAAGATGCGCTGCTGGCCAGTGAAGGCCTTCCCATCGACGACCCACGTCGCCAGGAGAtcaaggagaagaaggagaaacgGATCCAAGATCTTTTGCCGGTCTACAAGCAG GTGGCTATCCACTTTGCTGACATGCATGACACGGCCATTCGTAtgaagaagcgcgacgcggTGCACGACGTCGTCACTTGGGAGAAGAGCAGGAATTACTTTTAttggcgcctgcgcaggcagctgaTTCTCTTCAATCTGCGGAAGGAAATCACGATAGCTGATCCGACGTTGAGTCTCATTCAGGCGCAGAACCTCGTGTTCAAGTGGGCCGATGAGGCAGGGCACA ACGTCGAAGGGAACTACCAATTTGTCCAGTGGGCCTGCCACAGCATCTCTTTCTTTGCGGGCAAACTCGCGGCCCTTCGCGCGGCACACCAAATGCGGAATCTCCAGAGCTTCGCACACGATAACCCGACGGCATTCTTGGAAATTCTTCGGCGCCTAGATCCAAACCTTTACCGCCATCTCGAGC TTGTTGGAGCGGTTTCCGAGCAAACGCAAAACAGCACCAGCACGCAGAGGTCGATGGCCGCGCTCTCTTTGATTACAAAGCCAAATGCCCCAGGGGAAAGCTCGAGTGAGGCTGCGGATATCCTTCCAGCGAGTCACCTTCACTGA
- a CDS encoding hypothetical protein (encoded by transcript BESB_039420), translated as MVKEGTESAKEIEGLAASGAKPTEAPTPSTDSPAGVPPTGEDPVDHACVQEAPTESPFTKAFASPETPTVDVLTEEESTDDLIIDEAPNESAPADEAAIEEAVTGEAPPTEESADKRLKVYRFRIGLPLLYEYRAYSSPPTCTWAWKSLDQLELLMSAVEDDMRELEDALNRLGAPSLQTDGIRLPLREQRAECLLNMANILAATHDGSGAA; from the exons ATGGTGAAGGAAGGCACTGAGTCTGCGAAAGAGATAGAGGGGTtggcagcgagcggcgctaAGCCGACCGAGGCTCCCACGCCTAGTACGGATTCCCCGGCGGGGGTGCCTCCCACTGGCGAAGATCCCGTCGACCATGCTTGTGTTCAAGAAGCGCCCACTGAATCACCTTTCACTAAAGCATTTGCGAGTCCAGAAACTCCCACGGTAGACGTTCTCACTGAAGAAGAGTCCACGGATGATCTTATCATTGATGAGGCTCCCAACGAAAGCGCCCCCGCTGACGAAGCTGCGATTGAAGAAGCTGTTACgggagaagcgccgcccaCTGAAGAATCAGCAGATAAGCGA CTCAAGGTGTATCGATTTCGCATAGGCCTCCCGCTGCTCTATGAGTACCGTGCATattcgtcgccgccgactTGCACATGGGCCTGGAAGAGCTTGGACCAGCTCGAGCTGCTGATGTCCGCCGTTGAAGACGATATGCGGGAGCTCGAGGACGCGCTGAATCGGCTAGGCGCGCCCTCCCTTCAGACGGACGGCATCAGGTTACCTCTCCGGGAGCAGCGAGCCGAGTGTTTGTTGAATATGGCGAACATCCTTGCGGCGACCCACGATGGGTCTGGCGCAGCATAA